A window from Theobroma cacao cultivar B97-61/B2 chromosome 3, Criollo_cocoa_genome_V2, whole genome shotgun sequence encodes these proteins:
- the LOC18606804 gene encoding uncharacterized protein LOC18606804 — translation MQRQSLGSPSSKLHIHGGEESSQAEDPKRRVIIDDDDADRKDSKPRRLSFSPTSSPSSSLTSPPKPEKFIHLIPVLTLLCFLILYLSSHSPSQSDLAHFNGFKHSSKHLDSREISDVGRFIELRRGDVLAIRSLRNLQELDKYVPKSRPHRKIADF, via the exons ATGCAGAGACAGTCTTTAGGCTCACCGAGCTCCAAGCTCCACATCCATGGAGGAGAAGAGAGTTCACAAGCCGAGGACCCGAAACGCCGAGTAATCATCGACGACGACGACGCTGACCGGAAAGACTCCAAGCCTCGCCGACTGTCGTTTTCGCCTACGTCTTCACCATCGTCGTCGTTGACATCGCCTCCTAAGCCTGAGAAGTTTATCCACCTTATTCCTGTTCTCACTCTCCTTTGTTTTCTCATTCTCTACCTCTCTTCCCACAGTCCTTCGCAATCTG ATTTGGCTCATTTCAATGGATTCAAGCATTCCTCAAAGCATTTAG ATTCACGTGAAATCAGCGACGTCGGCCGATTCATTGAGCTTCGGAGAGGCGATGTTTTGGCGATTCGAAGCCTGAGGAATTTGCAAGAACTTGACAAATACGTCCCTAAATCTCGGCCCCACCGAAAAATAGCCGATTTCTAA
- the LOC18606805 gene encoding uncharacterized protein LOC18606805, which translates to MVLWEITLGTAYFLGLKRTYRLALRIQRRIISPEHPRIRQFVQRRTRAAFDVALKVHRNIQQRDLEVGRNLGNWILRWLDKMKPSAQIRVPPQQKPHHHAGNAKMNISKQVINSHPLKTHGSIQTPRNHEADRHLFSTSTYMWSKSLPTIAMMMRLPTAAGNMIQYRHLSINGPDTLRLNYTRGEGVIRKDIMQWMLHK; encoded by the exons ATGGTACTGTGGGAGATCACATTGGGAACCGCTTATTTCTTGGGGCTTAAACGAACTTACAGGCTTGCTTTGAGGATTCAGCGACGGATTATTAGCCCTGAGCATCCTAGGATCCGACAGTTTGTCCAAAG ACGAACACGAGCTGCATTTGATGTGGCACTCAAAGTTCACCGGAACATACAGCAGAGAGACCTAGAAGTTGGTCGGAATCTTGGTAACTGGATCCTGCGGTGGCTTGACAAAATGAAACCTTCAGCTCAGATCCGAGTTCCACCCCAGCAGAAACCCCACCATCATGCTGGCAATGCGAAAATGAACATTTCAAAGCAAGTGATAAATTCACACCCATTGAAAACTCATGGAAGCATCCAGACACCTAGAAACCATGAAGCTGATAGACATCTTTTTAGCACATCAACATATATGTGGTCTAAATCCTTACCCACAATTGCAATGATGATGCGGCTGCCAACGGCTGCCGGAAACATGATCCAATACAGGCATTTGAGCATCAATGGACCTGACACATTGAGGTTGAATTACACAAGAGGCGAGGGAGTTATCAGAAAGGATATAATGCAATGGATGCTGCACAAGTGA
- the LOC18606806 gene encoding dolichol phosphate-mannose biosynthesis regulatory protein, with amino-acid sequence MELADRVVGFLLSFISLSIFTYYTFWVIILPFVDSDNFIHKYFLPQEYAILIPVCAGVVLLCLLCMFVGFVMLKSKKKKA; translated from the exons ATGGAATTAGCGGATCGAGTAGTCGGTTTCCTGTTATCTTTCATCAGCTTATCCATTTTCACATATTATACGTTTTGGGTCATCATCCTG CCATTTGTGGACAGTGATAATTTTATCCACAAGTATTTTCTACCCCAAGAGTATGCCATACTGATTCCTGTTTGTGCCGGCGTGGTGCTTCTCTGCCTCCTCTGCATGTTTGTTGGGTTCGTGATGCTCAAatccaagaagaagaaggctTGA